The genome window GGTTCATTTTGTAATTTTAGATTAGAAGCTTTTGAATAAATTTTGATACAATTCACCTAAAAAAGGCACTGGTTTTTGTTCGCCATTTAAAGCATTTAAAAACCCGAATAACCATAAAATAAAAATGAAAGTCCAAAAACCGGCAGAAACCATCCAGCTATCAAAATAGCCAACAGGATATCCTAATAAGAAAAATGTAATAAAAATTCCAAGGGCTTGACGTATATGAAAACTAGCGAAAGTGTTTTTAGTTTCACTATTCATAAAAATGGCGATAATAGTTCCAATGATGGTTAAGTAACTTACTATTGCCGTTTGTTTTCCTTGTTCTACTTCGTTCATAATTCAAAAATGTAATTATTAATTATTCATTACCAATTGTCCGTTGTTGTAAATTCCAATTGCTTTTCCTTTTAAATTTTTACCAAGGAAAGCAGAATTTTTAGATTTTGATACGATATTTTCTTTTCCAAATACCCAATTTTCATCTATAACAAACATTGAAATATCGGCTTTGTTTCCAGATGTGATTGAAGGATTATTTATATTAAAAACCAGTTTGTTAGCTGTTAATTTTTCAATTATTACTTCAAGTGGTAAAATGGTGGCTAAAGCACCAAAAGCACTCTCTAAACCAATAGTTCCGTCTTTCGCTAAATCGAATTCTAATTTTTTGTGTTCGATGTCTAAAGGATTATGATCTGATGTAATACAATCAATTGTTCCATCTAAAACAGCTTCAACTAATGCTTTGCGAGTTGCTTCTTCACGTAATGGAGGTAATACTTTGTATCTTGAATCAAATCCCATTAATTCTTCGTCATTTAAAACTAAATTGTGAACAGCAACACTACAAGTAACTTGTAAACCTTTTGCTTTTGCTTCTTTTATTAATTTGATACTTCCTTTTGTAGAAATAGTTGGTATATGTAATTTTCCACCAGTATATTCAAGTAAAAAAAGATTTCGTGCTACATGTAATTCTTCAGCTAATGCAGGAATTCCTTTCATTCCTAATTTGGTACTTACAACGCCTTCGTTTGCAATTCCAACGCCTTTTAAATTGCTGTCTTGACAAAATGCGATTAACATTCCGTCGAAATCTTGCACATATTGTAAGGCAATTTTCTGAAGATTTGCATTTTGTAATGCTTTTTGATAATCGCCAAAAGCAATAGCTCCAGCGTTTTTCATGTCGAATAATTCAGCTAAATCTGTTCCTTCGCTTCCTTTGGTTAAAGCTCCAATTGGATATAAAGAAGTAGCTTGGTTTTTAGCCTTATCTAATACAAATCGTACTTGCGATTGATTGTCAATTACTGGACTCGAATTTGGTTGTAAAGCTACTGCTGTAAATCCGCTTTTAGCAGCTACTTTTAAACCATTTTCTATTGTTTCTCGGTCTTCATACCCTGGTTCTCCAAAAGAAACCGAGCTGTCCATCCAACCTTTAGAAACGTGTAGGTTAGGAACATTCACTACTTCAAAACCTGAAGTTGCTTGAATGTCTTTTTCTATTTGAGTTATCGTTCCGTTTTCAATTTTAATGTCCATTATTTGGTTGTGAAATGAACTTGAAGGGTCGATAATTTTGGCTTGTTTTAGAATAACTTGCGTCATTTTACAAATTTTTGGATTAGTAGTTCTGTTATTAAAAATAGTAGTGTTGCGATGATAAACCATTTCCAAATTTCATTACTTGTTCTTTCTGAAGCAATGTCATTTAAAACGGTGGCTATGTTGTTTACTTTCGTAAAATTTTCAAAAGTTGTTGATGAAACTTGTGTTAAATCGCTTTCCGTTCTTGAATAGTTAAAACTGATTTTCTTTAGCGAATTGTTAGCTTTCATAACATCAAAATTGCCAGCCTCTTCAGGATAATCTCCAAAAGATAGTTTGCATTTTGTATTCAAAATTTGTTGCATTGGAATGAAACTATAGCCTTCTTTTTGTACCGAAACGACTTCGTCTTTGGCTAAAATGGTTTCTAAAATCAGGTTTTCGTTTTCACCAATGGTATAAGCGTTAATTCCCGTTTTGCCTTGATTTTGTCCCATGTTGTAAAAGGTAGGAACAATCAATGGTGCATTTTGAAAATTACTATTTTGTTTGTTTATTGGTGCAGAAAAAGCGTAAAAAGTTCCTAATCGATTCGTAGTTGAACCCACGAAAACCGAATTGTCTTCGTATTGTAAAATATTTGTTATTCCTGATAAAGTGAAACTTTCTTTTACATTTGGATATTGGAAATTACTCACTTTTTTCTCAAAAACCGTTTGATATAACGGATGATTAAAGTTGATTTTCGTGATTTGTTTTCCAGAAGTTGAAAGTTGGGAATAATTCAATCCACCGAAGTTTTTCGCGAAAGCATTTAATAAAGAAGGTGTGTTTTTTGCATTCGGAATTAAAACAATATTGCCTCCTTTTTCGTAGAAAGATTTTAGTGTAGTTCCCAGAGCAACTGGCAAATCTTCTAATTCATTCAACACAATCGCATCTTGATTTTCGATTTGATTGTAATCTAAAGTAGCTAATTCCGTGCTTTGGAAATTGAATTCATCAGCAGTGAAAATACGACTTAAGAAATTGTTTTTATCTGAATTTCCGATAGCGATTACATTTGCTTTTTCTGGTTTTGAAATGCTCAAATAGTAATCGTTGTCGTAGCTTAAGCTATTATCTTCGATACTTATGTTTCCGTGGAAATCGTTTTTTGGAATGGTGATTGCAATTTCTGTCTTTTGAGTTTCAAATTTTGCGATGGTTTTGGCAATCGCTTTGTTGTTACTGAAAACAGAAAGTGGCACTTCATTTTCAGTTTCTCCAAAAGCTTGAAGTGTAATTTTCAATTCGTAAAACTGATCCAAAACTTGTGAAATCGCCACCTTATCAATGCTGATGTTGGTTTTGTTTTGCGCTTCAGGTTGAATAAAATACACGACATTATTTTCTGCTAAATCCAATGCTTTTTTACTTTCGGATTGAATCGCATCGGTAATGATAACGTAATCTTTTTTGGTATTTTTCTTTTTGGTTTCCACTTGATTAATCAAATAATCCAACTGAAACGGCATTGCCGAATATTTTAAATTCTG of Flavobacterium channae contains these proteins:
- a CDS encoding DUF4870 domain-containing protein — its product is MNEVEQGKQTAIVSYLTIIGTIIAIFMNSETKNTFASFHIRQALGIFITFFLLGYPVGYFDSWMVSAGFWTFIFILWLFGFLNALNGEQKPVPFLGELYQNLFKSF
- a CDS encoding dihydroorotase is translated as MTQVILKQAKIIDPSSSFHNQIMDIKIENGTITQIEKDIQATSGFEVVNVPNLHVSKGWMDSSVSFGEPGYEDRETIENGLKVAAKSGFTAVALQPNSSPVIDNQSQVRFVLDKAKNQATSLYPIGALTKGSEGTDLAELFDMKNAGAIAFGDYQKALQNANLQKIALQYVQDFDGMLIAFCQDSNLKGVGIANEGVVSTKLGMKGIPALAEELHVARNLFLLEYTGGKLHIPTISTKGSIKLIKEAKAKGLQVTCSVAVHNLVLNDEELMGFDSRYKVLPPLREEATRKALVEAVLDGTIDCITSDHNPLDIEHKKLEFDLAKDGTIGLESAFGALATILPLEVIIEKLTANKLVFNINNPSITSGNKADISMFVIDENWVFGKENIVSKSKNSAFLGKNLKGKAIGIYNNGQLVMNN
- a CDS encoding vWA domain-containing protein, with product MQFKHPEILYFLFLLVIPILVHLFQLRRFKKEYFTNVKLLKELQIQTRKSSKIKKWLLLATRLLLLTCLILAFAQPFFDAKDTTNKGNELIILLDNSFSMQAKGAKGELLKRSIQDLLEELPENQQFSLLTNSEVFWDTDIKSIQKELQNLKYSAMPFQLDYLINQVETKKKNTKKDYVIITDAIQSESKKALDLAENNVVYFIQPEAQNKTNISIDKVAISQVLDQFYELKITLQAFGETENEVPLSVFSNNKAIAKTIAKFETQKTEIAITIPKNDFHGNISIEDNSLSYDNDYYLSISKPEKANVIAIGNSDKNNFLSRIFTADEFNFQSTELATLDYNQIENQDAIVLNELEDLPVALGTTLKSFYEKGGNIVLIPNAKNTPSLLNAFAKNFGGLNYSQLSTSGKQITKINFNHPLYQTVFEKKVSNFQYPNVKESFTLSGITNILQYEDNSVFVGSTTNRLGTFYAFSAPINKQNSNFQNAPLIVPTFYNMGQNQGKTGINAYTIGENENLILETILAKDEVVSVQKEGYSFIPMQQILNTKCKLSFGDYPEEAGNFDVMKANNSLKKISFNYSRTESDLTQVSSTTFENFTKVNNIATVLNDIASERTSNEIWKWFIIATLLFLITELLIQKFVK